CAGGACGAGGCTCGCCAGAGCGAAGATCCTGCTCATGGACGAGCCGACCGCGGCGATCTCAGTGCGCCAGGTGGCCGAGGTCCTCAATCTGATCCGCGAGCTCAAGAGCCAGAACCTCGCGGTGATCCTGATCAGTCACCGCATGCCCGATGTCTTCGCCGTCGCCGACCGGATCGCGGTCCTGCGGCGCGGCCGGAAGGTTGCCGACAAGCCGACCGCCAGCACATCGCCTCAGGAAATCACCGGGCTCATAACCGGCGCTATCGAAACAGCCTGATGCACCCTTGGAGGGATCCACCCCCATGACCGCCGCCCTCGATGATGTCACGAAGCGCGAAAGCCCCGGCCTCCTCGGCTGGATCGTGACCCGCCCCGCCTTCTGGGTCTTCCTCGCTGCGGCCCTCGCCTGCCTGGCGCTGAGCATCCTCACCGATACCTTCGCGACGCCGCAGAACCTCTTCAACGTCACCCGCAACTTCGCCTTCGTCGCCATCATTGCGCTGGGGATGACGGTGGTGATCATCTCGGGTGGCATCGATCTGTCGGTCGGATCGACCCTGTGCATCTCGGCCATGGTCCTGGCGATCGTGATGAATGCGGGCTTCAGCCTGTTGGCCGGCATTGCCGCGGCGCTTGCGGCATCGATGCTGGTCGGCGCCATCAACGGCTACCTGATCGCCTATGTCCGCATTCCGCCTTTCGTCACCACGCTCGGCATGCTATCGGTGGCCCGCAGTGCTGCCATGGTTCTTTCCAACAACAGGATGATCTACCAGTTCGGGCCGGACGAGAAGGCGCTCTTCTGGCTGGGCGGTGGCTCTACGCTTGGCATCGCGAACCCGGTCATCGCGCTGGCCATCCTCGCCGTCATCACCGGATTAGTGCTCAAATGGACACGCTGGGGGACCTGGGTCTTCGCCATCGGCAGCAATCAGCATGCCGCAATCCTGACCGGCGTGCCCGTCCGGCGCCTGAAGGTCAGCGTCTATATGTTCTCCTCCCTGACCGCCGGCATTGCCGGCGTGCTGGAAGCGGGCTGGCTGGGAGGCGTCACCACCAATCTCGGCCAATCGATGGAGCTCAGTGTCATTGCGGCAACGGTGATTGGCGGGGCCAATCTGATGGGGGGCGCCGGTACGGTATTCGGCGCGGTGGTCGGCGCCGCCCTCATCGAGGTCATTCGCAACAGCTTGTCGCTTCTGGGAATCAGCAGTTTTTGGCAAGGCGCATTTGTCGGCAGCTTCATAGTCCTGGCCGTGGCCTTCGACCGGCTTCGGGCCAGGGAGGAACTGGATGAGTGAAATGCGCGTGACGAAGCGGATGACCACGTTGAAGAACGGAGCCAAACCCGGGAACCAGAGCCCCTCGCACGCCTCCCCTGCCCGCACGGCGCCGCCGGTGCTGTTGCGCGGCCGCGGCAATATCCATACCTCGATTGCCGAAGCGATCGGCAAGAGCATTGTCCAGGGCAAGTTCCCGCCCGGCACGATATTGCCGAACGAGGCGAAATGGGCCGCCGATTTCAAGGTCAGCCGGTCGGCCGTGCGCGAGGCGATCAAGATCCTGATGGCGAAGAACTTGATCGTTTCCAGGCCGAAGATCGGCAGCCGTGTCGAGAACAAGGAGCGCTGGAGCCTTCTCGATCACGACGTTCTCTCCTGGTATGCCCTGTCGCCGGACCGCGCCGGATTCCTAAAGTCGCTGCAGCAGTTCCGGCATATCATCGAGCCCGAGGCGGCGGCGCTGGCGGCGCAATACCGCACCGAAGCGCAGATGGACGAGATCACATCTGCCTGCCACGACATGGCGACGGCGCCTACCTTGTCGGACCGCACCAAGGCCGACGTCCGCTTCCATCTGGCTGTCCTCAAGGCATCGAACAACGACCTTCTGGTTCCGATGGGCGTGATCATCGACTCCGCCCTTGACAACCTCTTTGTCTTCATCACCCGCGAGGCAAATGATCTGCATTTCGCGCAGGATCTGCACAACAACATCGAGCGCAACATCCGCCTGCGCAAGGTCCAGGGCGCGCGCATGGCGGTACGCCGGCTCCTCGAGCATTCGGACGATTTCATCAGGCGGCACTTGCCGAAGAAGCAGCGAGACGTGAACCGAGCATCTCGCTAGTCATCGTCTCCAGCTTACGGCGGCATCACAAAGAAGTAATGCTCGCGCCATCAATTAAGCCCACCGCCAATATCTTCTGTTCCCTCGAGGACGCGCGTCAGCGCCTCGATTCTTGTTGGGGAAGTGATCATGGCGGATGGACAAACCGAGGCGGTTTCAGCGAAGCTCGGTCCGGATAGAGCGATCCCGCAGGCAAGCTGCTATGCCAATAACATTACTGTCGCGCCCGAGCGCCGCGGTTTAAGGCGGCATCTCTTCGATTTTTTCAATTCAGGACCTGGTGCGCGGGCGTCAGTGCCGCTGATCGACTTGCACTATCAAATTTGGAAGCTTTGGCACGGCAAGGCGACCTTTGCCGAATACTACGCAGCCACGATTGCGCAAAAGCTGCGTCATGGTGGAAGCCACAAGGCGCTCGGCGCCAAGGCATTTCTTTCAGGATCGCTTTTCTCGACTGCCAAGGATCTCTCCGCGGCGGACTTCAGGAAAGGTGGTCTGAACTTCTTCACCGCAGCTATCGACGCCGGGCTGCGGCCGCATCATGTCTGCGTCGACTATGGCTGCGGCAGTCTCCGCGTTGGACAGCATCTTTTGGACTATCTCGATCCCGGAAATTACTGGGGCCTCGACATTATCGACGACTTCTTCGAAGCAGGAAAAACGCTTCTTCCCAAAAGTCAACTGGAATGTAAGGCCCCGCGCCT
This genomic stretch from Nordella sp. HKS 07 harbors:
- a CDS encoding ABC transporter permease, which produces MTAALDDVTKRESPGLLGWIVTRPAFWVFLAAALACLALSILTDTFATPQNLFNVTRNFAFVAIIALGMTVVIISGGIDLSVGSTLCISAMVLAIVMNAGFSLLAGIAAALAASMLVGAINGYLIAYVRIPPFVTTLGMLSVARSAAMVLSNNRMIYQFGPDEKALFWLGGGSTLGIANPVIALAILAVITGLVLKWTRWGTWVFAIGSNQHAAILTGVPVRRLKVSVYMFSSLTAGIAGVLEAGWLGGVTTNLGQSMELSVIAATVIGGANLMGGAGTVFGAVVGAALIEVIRNSLSLLGISSFWQGAFVGSFIVLAVAFDRLRAREELDE
- a CDS encoding class I SAM-dependent methyltransferase, whose translation is MADGQTEAVSAKLGPDRAIPQASCYANNITVAPERRGLRRHLFDFFNSGPGARASVPLIDLHYQIWKLWHGKATFAEYYAATIAQKLRHGGSHKALGAKAFLSGSLFSTAKDLSAADFRKGGLNFFTAAIDAGLRPHHVCVDYGCGSLRVGQHLLDYLDPGNYWGLDIIDDFFEAGKTLLPKSQLECKAPRLRVISPTSLDEAKAASPQFVVSFSVMRHVPPSELATYLGSIISLMDRETKVLISFTNRMVSARIGAKIWSYSEPDILEAVYTLDPSIQVSFGPLYDDKRRIMVPNSLALLSRRT
- a CDS encoding FadR/GntR family transcriptional regulator, which encodes MSEMRVTKRMTTLKNGAKPGNQSPSHASPARTAPPVLLRGRGNIHTSIAEAIGKSIVQGKFPPGTILPNEAKWAADFKVSRSAVREAIKILMAKNLIVSRPKIGSRVENKERWSLLDHDVLSWYALSPDRAGFLKSLQQFRHIIEPEAAALAAQYRTEAQMDEITSACHDMATAPTLSDRTKADVRFHLAVLKASNNDLLVPMGVIIDSALDNLFVFITREANDLHFAQDLHNNIERNIRLRKVQGARMAVRRLLEHSDDFIRRHLPKKQRDVNRASR